In Pangasianodon hypophthalmus isolate fPanHyp1 chromosome 3, fPanHyp1.pri, whole genome shotgun sequence, a single genomic region encodes these proteins:
- the prmt9 gene encoding protein arginine N-methyltransferase 9, which yields MPSSSSSSSAAVKGKRSSRRRSRRSSRAPAEDPARNELVSSSLQSAQQCLFQQDHGTAFVHFLLALNLAPALKDLARDSFRFTLLKWADELDGVGRIQELFDCYEQALELFPKDEVIVNSMGEHLFRMGFRDEAAAHFYKALKLKPDFPEAKENFYRVANWLVERWHFLMLNDNGRNRKYQLAIQRAVQDGCRSVLDIGTGTGILGMCAKKAGASEVYACELSKTMYELACEVVSANGMADSIKILHKKSLEMEIPRDIPNRVSLVVTETVDAGLLGEGIVESLIHAWKHLLLPPPNAEDVPLSSPSQTGRVIPAGATVFAMAVECHEIRRHHRLCVSAVGGLDLAAAGHIRSPVRCSGDADESSEPYTTERLSRLPGGFTALTEPCRVMNIDFNNPQELEGLCLREATRLRVPVIRDGDVDALAVWFQLHLDQENSISTGPDEDTCWEQAIYPVPTHYSVKHSDELLVEVSCRDAYLRVSCAGVMSSSQKRHSSSMDEAASAEVPSNPELELCSALAGLQTHHDLPAQSFTLECSEIALLNNTNYHECFRKAMAKLLSFFESRGSEVKEESSSSSGPLYVLDVSEGFSVLSLMAARLGPVRAYSSVEKQQHQALLQLLARENGVHKDALEFWLGQVEDDSAVLQRPDSDKLWSAIMLDCVEICGLLRQNLMEKASLARCLLEEGGRIFPERIVIHGMLVESDTLLQESAVQGTEPTLGFNIAPFINQFTVPVHVFLDLSTLACTHLSDPAEMFILDLMDSNNNYTSRDVRVRVNAPGRVTAIPFWYHIYLDSDVCVSTFRPDSHWKQVAVILQRPLVVNAGDWVRLSVQFHKSSISITAIREEEEEETAAH from the exons AtgcccagcagcagcagcagcagcagtgcgGCAGTGAAGGGGAAGagaagcagcaggaggaggagcaggaggagcagcagagCTCCGGCTGAAGATCCGGCTAGAAACGAGCTCGTCTCCAGCTCTCTCCAAAGCGCACAGCAATGCCTCTTCCAGCAGGACCACGGCACCGCGTTCGTCCACTTCCTCCTGGCCTTAAACCTCGCCCCGGCTCTGAAAGACCTGGCAAGA GATTCTTTCAGGTTCACGCTTCTGAAGTGGGCTGACGAGCTGGACGGAGTAGGTCGCATTCAGGAGCTGTTCGACTGCTACGAGCAAGCGCTGGAGTTGTTCCCTAAAGACGAGGTGATCGTCAACAGCATGGGCGAGCATCTTTTCAG GATGGGTTTCAGGGACGAGGCTGCGGCGCATTTCTACAAAGCCCTGAAACTGAAGCCGGATTTCCCAGAAGCCAAGGAGAACTTCTACAGGGTGGCTAACTGGCTGGTGGAGCGCTGGCATTTCCTAATGCTTAATGATAACGGGCGCAATCGAAAGTACCAGCTCGCTATTCAGAGGGCGGTGCAGGACGGCTGTAGAAGCGTTCTGGATATCGGAACAGGCACCGGCATCCTCGG gATGTGTGCGAAGAAAGCCGGGGCGAGCGAGGTGTACGCCTGCGAGCTGTCTAAGACCATGTACGAGCTGGCGTGCGAGGTGGTCTCGGCCAACGGCATGGCGGATAGCATCAAGATCCTACACAAGAAATCACTGGAGATGGAAATCCCGAGAGACATTCCCAACAG GGTGTCCTTGGTTGTCACGGAAACGGTGGATGCTGGACTGCTCGGGGAGGGAATTGTCGAGAGTTTGATTCACGCCTGGAAGCATCTGCTCTTACCACCACCA AACGCTGAAGATGTTCCACTGTCCAGCCCTTCCCAAACGGGTCGAGTCATACCCGCCGGCGCCACCGTGTTCGCAATGGCCGTGGAGTGCCACGAGATCCGCAGACACCACAG GCTGTGTGTGAGCGCAGTAGGGGGACTGGACCTGGCTGCAGCAGGACACATCCGCAGTCCTGTGAGGTGTTCAGGGGACGCAGATGAGTCGTCAGAGCCGTACACCACTGAGAGACTGAGCCGTCTGCCTGGAGGCTTCACTGCCCTCACAGAGCCCTGCAGGGTGATGAATATAGACTTCAACAACCCACAG GAGCTGGAAGGCCTGTGTCTGAGGGAAGCGACTCGGCTGCGTGTGCCGGTGATCCGGGACGGAGATGTTGACGCTCTGGCCGTGTGGTTTCAGCTACACCTGGACCAGGAGAACAGCATCTCTACCGGCCCGGACGAAGACACGTGCTGGGAGCAGGCCATCTACCCAGTCCCGACTC ACTACAGTGTGAAGCACAGTGATGAACTGCTGGTGGAAGTTTCCTGCAGAGATGCTTACCTGAGAGTATCCTGTGCTGGAGTAATGAGCAGCAGCCAGAAGCGCCACAGCAGCAGCATGGACGAAGCCGCTTCTGCTGAAGTTCCTTCAAATCCTGAACTGGAGCTCTGCAGCGCTCTGGCCGGCCTCCAGACGCACCATGACCTTCCGGCTCAATCATTTACTCTGGAGTGTTCTGAAATCGCTCTTCTTAACAACACCAATTATCACGAGTGCTTCCGGAAAGCAATGGCCAAACTTTTGTCCTTCTTCGAGTCACGTGGGTCAGAGGTCAAAGAGgaatcttcctcctcctcagggCCGCTGTACGTGCTGGACGTCTCGGAGGGTTTCTCCGTGCTCTCTTTGATGGCAGCGCGATTAGGGCCGGTGCGAGCCTACAGCTCAGTGGAGAAGCAACAGCACCAGGCTCTCCTGCAGCTCCTGGCCCGGGAAAATGGAGTGCACAAGGACGCACTGGAATTTTGGCTCGGCCAAGTGGAGGACGACTCGGCTGTGCTACAGAGGCCCGACTCGGATAAGCTGTGGAGCGCCATCATGCTGGACTGCGTGGAAATCTGCGGCCTGCTCAGACAAAACCTCATGGAGAAGGCTTCCTTAGCTAG gtgTCTCCTGGAGGAAGGCGGCCGCATTTTCCCTGAGCGCATCGTGATCCATGGCATGTTGGTAGAATCGGACACGCTTCTGCAGGAGAGCGCTGTGCAGGGAACAGAGCCTACACTGGGCTTCAACATCGCTCCCTTTATCAACCAATTCACT GTGCCTGTTCATGTGTTTTTGGACCTGTCCACGCTGGCGTGCACACACCTCAGCGATCCAGCCGAGATGTTCATCCTCGACCTCATGGacagcaacaacaactacaCCAGCAGAGACGTCCGG GTTCGAGTGAATGCCCCGGGCAGGGTGACAGCCATCCCCTTCTGGTACCACATCTACCTGgactctgatgtgtgtgtgagcacgtTCAGGCCGGATTCACACTGGAAGCAGGTGGCTGTGATCCTGCAGCGCCCCCTGGTGGTGAACGCGGGTGACTGGGTCAGGCTGAGCGTCCAGTTCCACAAGAGCAGCATCTCCATAACGGCCAtcagagaggaggaagaggaggagactGCAGCTCATTAA